In a genomic window of Shouchella clausii:
- a CDS encoding beta-glucosidase, with the protein MSKTKGSKKTLGIIAIIAIVLIIATAITASFVSVGQMVKILLIGVIILGIVIFVFGFMQARRNPTEKKGKRRIWLSLLSLGVIAVVILNGVIYNFNVVINQYLAKAEIDEEERAKVTADAKATSEEVENEGIVLLENKGNALPLNVDNATEKNVNVFGQASVRMFYGGSGSGAGEEKENIDLQQGLENAGFVVNDELTDFYQEHAPEKEEQNNLNITGGDYTLSEPPNSEMSEDMWANAEQFSDVALIVLARTGGEADDLPFETAEYGGSEDRHFLELTEQEEELIDTVTSRDFEKVVVVLNSSNAMELGFLEEKEIDAAIWIGFPGSTGNNSVGNVLAGNVNPSGRLVDTYAYDVTSSPAYYNAGDFKYANTEHKAVDKIFGEYDNFHTFVNYEEGIYVGYRYYETRFVDNETGEIDEEAYQQVVQYPFGYGLSYTNFDQEITDYQTTDDVIAVEVTVTNTGNAAGKEVVQLYYTPPYYEDGMEKSHVVLGAFDKTELLEPGASETVKLEIPVEEMASYDDQHEKAYVLDHGTYEIKLMENAHEVIDSRTYEVNDTIVYNEENKRASDHMTATNVFDEARGDLTYVSRADWEGTLPTERTEDKEASPELLQALEDPEVVNHPDDADIVFADHGLELEDVAGLDYDDPKWNDLLEQLSVEEMAQLIGFGGYATQPLESINKPATTDVDGPAGINHLVNGLKGTQYPNAVVLSSTWNVDLVQQMGEALGNEALAYGISGWYAPGMNIHRTPFSGRNFEYYSEDGLLSGKMGSAVVQGALSKGVYPYIKHFAMNDQDTNRYGVATWSNEQAIRELYLKPFELSVKEGGATAVMSAYNRIGTTWAGVHEGLLTTVLREEWGFNGMVVSDFDRFPFMIPDLMIRAGNDLMLTTVGDKPTELSTETNTGKQAMRKASHNILYTVANSNALEINATPYPYWLLALGAGDTILLALLALGFNKVTRRKHDVTGTSET; encoded by the coding sequence ATGAGTAAGACGAAGGGGAGCAAGAAAACGCTAGGAATTATCGCCATCATTGCGATCGTATTGATCATTGCGACTGCAATCACGGCGTCATTTGTAAGCGTGGGACAAATGGTAAAAATCTTGCTTATTGGTGTTATCATTCTTGGAATCGTTATCTTTGTTTTTGGCTTTATGCAAGCGAGACGAAATCCAACCGAGAAAAAAGGGAAGCGGAGAATATGGCTCTCGCTACTGAGTCTTGGTGTGATTGCCGTCGTCATCCTTAATGGTGTTATTTATAATTTTAACGTTGTTATCAATCAATACTTAGCGAAAGCGGAAATTGATGAAGAAGAACGAGCGAAGGTGACAGCAGACGCAAAAGCGACTTCGGAAGAAGTTGAAAACGAAGGAATTGTTCTTCTTGAAAATAAAGGCAATGCACTTCCACTGAATGTGGACAATGCCACTGAAAAGAATGTCAATGTGTTTGGCCAAGCGTCAGTGAGAATGTTCTATGGGGGCAGCGGCTCTGGCGCAGGGGAGGAAAAAGAAAACATTGATCTTCAACAAGGACTGGAAAATGCAGGGTTTGTCGTCAATGATGAACTGACTGACTTTTACCAAGAGCATGCTCCTGAAAAAGAGGAACAGAACAACTTAAATATAACAGGCGGTGATTATACGTTGAGCGAACCGCCAAACAGTGAAATGAGCGAAGACATGTGGGCAAATGCAGAGCAGTTCTCTGACGTGGCTTTAATTGTTCTCGCACGGACAGGCGGAGAAGCGGACGATTTGCCATTTGAGACAGCCGAGTATGGCGGGTCCGAAGATCGTCATTTTCTAGAATTGACGGAGCAAGAAGAAGAATTAATTGATACGGTTACCTCTAGAGATTTTGAGAAGGTCGTCGTCGTGCTTAACTCAAGCAATGCGATGGAATTAGGATTTTTAGAAGAGAAAGAGATTGATGCTGCGATTTGGATTGGTTTTCCTGGTTCCACAGGAAACAACAGCGTAGGCAATGTTTTAGCTGGCAATGTAAACCCGTCTGGACGATTGGTAGACACGTATGCCTACGACGTCACATCATCGCCAGCTTATTACAATGCAGGTGACTTTAAGTATGCCAATACGGAGCATAAGGCAGTCGATAAAATATTTGGCGAATACGACAATTTCCACACATTTGTTAATTATGAAGAAGGCATTTATGTCGGCTATCGTTACTATGAAACTCGTTTTGTTGATAATGAAACCGGAGAGATTGACGAAGAGGCCTACCAACAAGTTGTCCAATATCCGTTCGGTTACGGCTTGAGTTATACGAACTTCGACCAGGAGATCACCGATTACCAAACTACGGATGATGTGATTGCAGTTGAAGTGACAGTGACAAATACAGGAAATGCAGCAGGCAAAGAAGTCGTTCAGTTGTATTACACCCCTCCGTATTATGAAGATGGAATGGAGAAGTCACATGTTGTGCTCGGTGCTTTTGACAAAACGGAGTTGCTTGAACCAGGCGCTTCAGAAACAGTCAAACTGGAGATTCCAGTTGAGGAAATGGCATCCTACGACGACCAACATGAAAAAGCCTATGTGCTTGATCATGGAACCTATGAAATCAAACTGATGGAAAATGCCCATGAAGTAATCGATTCTAGAACGTATGAAGTGAATGACACGATTGTATATAACGAAGAGAACAAACGTGCTTCCGATCACATGACCGCAACAAATGTGTTTGATGAGGCAAGGGGCGATTTAACGTATGTATCACGAGCTGATTGGGAAGGCACATTGCCAACAGAGCGGACCGAAGATAAGGAGGCATCGCCAGAGCTGCTTCAAGCTTTGGAAGATCCGGAAGTCGTCAACCATCCAGATGACGCAGATATTGTTTTTGCAGACCATGGATTGGAACTTGAAGATGTAGCAGGTCTAGATTATGACGATCCAAAATGGAACGATTTGCTGGAACAACTTTCTGTGGAAGAAATGGCGCAATTAATCGGCTTTGGCGGATATGCAACACAACCGCTTGAATCAATTAATAAGCCTGCGACAACAGATGTGGACGGACCAGCAGGGATCAACCATCTAGTTAACGGACTGAAAGGAACACAGTATCCGAACGCAGTCGTTCTTTCCTCGACATGGAATGTCGATCTCGTTCAGCAGATGGGAGAAGCACTCGGCAATGAAGCGTTGGCTTACGGCATTAGCGGGTGGTACGCTCCAGGCATGAATATTCACCGGACGCCGTTCTCTGGGCGAAACTTTGAATATTATTCTGAGGATGGATTGCTGTCAGGCAAGATGGGCTCCGCTGTCGTTCAAGGAGCGCTGTCGAAAGGAGTCTATCCTTACATCAAACACTTTGCTATGAACGACCAAGACACGAACCGTTACGGGGTTGCGACTTGGTCAAATGAACAAGCGATACGTGAGCTTTATCTCAAACCGTTTGAGCTGTCTGTAAAAGAGGGTGGAGCGACGGCTGTAATGTCTGCTTATAACCGAATTGGCACAACGTGGGCCGGTGTACATGAAGGTTTGCTAACAACGGTTCTTCGTGAAGAGTGGGGCTTTAATGGCATGGTTGTTTCCGATTTCGACCGATTCCCATTCATGATTCCAGATTTGATGATTCGCGCCGGCAATGACTTAATGCTGACAACCGTTGGCGATAAGCCGACAGAATTGAGTACAGAAACGAACACCGGTAAACAAGCAATGCGAAAAGCGAGCCACAATATTCTTTATACCGTTGCCAACAGCAATGCACTTGAAATCAACGCGACGCCATATCCGTATTGGCTACTCGCTCTCGGTGCAGGGGATACGATCCTGCTTGCATTGCTGGCGCTTGGCTTCAACAAAGTGACACGGCGGAAACACGACGTGACGGGAACAAGCGAAACGTAA